In bacterium, a single window of DNA contains:
- a CDS encoding glycosyltransferase family 1 protein, which produces MRIGIVAYPLARKFTGISVYLYNLIKHLHKIDGENQYFLYAPNSLQIPFEEVPSSWHLRIKKGRLNTMATCWMQFNANNDLRKDAIDIFWATESILPINLPSRVRTILTVYDLTYCFYPSTLKWDNRIIYPLFFKTSLLKAHQIITISESVALEIKDKFPKLQNKIKYAYPGICQKEFRPLPKTQTKQYIADKFHTSTDYLLTVSTIEPRKNIENLLKSYALFRRNYPQLNYPLLIAGGKGWQNSSIYRIYKKLKFSPAEVKFLNYVPQEDLVKLYNGAELFLFPSLYEGFGFPPLESMACGCPVLVSNIPIFKEILNDAAIFVEPLNIQEISEGIYRGLTDINLKKNLIQKGLERVQLFSWEKTAKTLLELFTKRSK; this is translated from the coding sequence ATGAGAATAGGTATTGTCGCATATCCATTAGCCAGAAAATTTACCGGCATCAGTGTCTATTTATACAACCTTATTAAACACTTACATAAGATAGATGGTGAGAATCAATATTTTTTATATGCACCCAATTCCTTACAAATTCCTTTTGAAGAGGTTCCTTCCTCCTGGCATTTGCGAATAAAAAAGGGCAGGTTAAACACTATGGCTACCTGCTGGATGCAGTTTAACGCCAACAATGACTTAAGAAAAGATGCTATTGACATCTTCTGGGCAACTGAATCTATTTTACCTATAAACCTTCCTTCTCGTGTCAGGACAATATTAACTGTTTATGATTTAACCTATTGTTTTTATCCATCAACACTAAAATGGGATAACCGTATTATCTATCCGTTGTTTTTTAAAACCTCTCTTTTAAAGGCACATCAAATTATTACCATTTCGGAATCTGTGGCATTAGAAATAAAAGATAAATTTCCAAAACTTCAAAATAAAATCAAATACGCTTATCCTGGTATTTGTCAAAAAGAATTTCGTCCTCTTCCTAAAACCCAGACCAAACAATATATTGCTGATAAATTTCATACCTCTACAGATTATCTCCTGACAGTATCGACTATAGAGCCAAGGAAAAATATTGAGAATTTACTTAAATCTTATGCCTTATTTAGAAGAAATTATCCACAACTAAACTATCCCCTTCTTATTGCTGGAGGAAAAGGTTGGCAAAATTCGTCAATTTATAGAATTTATAAAAAACTAAAATTTTCTCCTGCAGAAGTTAAATTTTTAAATTATGTTCCTCAAGAGGATTTGGTTAAGTTATATAATGGGGCTGAGTTATTTCTTTTTCCTTCTCTTTATGAAGGATTTGGTTTTCCACCATTAGAATCTATGGCTTGTGGATGTCCTGTTTTAGTCTCTAATATTCCTATTTTTAAAGAGATTTTAAATGATGCGGCTATCTTTGTAGAGCCGTTAAATATTCAAGAAATAAGTGAAGGAATATATAGAGGTCTAACTGACATCAACCTCAAAAAAAATCTTATCCAAAAGGGATTAGAACGAGTTCAGTTGTTTTCATGGGAAAAAACCGCTAAGACACTTTTAGAATTATTTACAAAAAGGAGCAAATAA